Part of the Triticum urartu cultivar G1812 chromosome 2, Tu2.1, whole genome shotgun sequence genome, gagttcttcttggaaccaaacttcctaaagatattcatggttttcctatgaacaaaaattctgaaatttttggtccacaaaattttctcaacaaaacttcacaagaatgataccaactactcatagggatacacaaaggccatagcaagcattcaaactacttagaagtctaagaattcaacatgcaagctcatctacagcagcaccaagactagctaattattcaaaatataaaccactaaaaaaACTAtttggacaaatggtggagtcacataccaagcaacaatccccccaaacagtttcgaaaatggagcttcgagcaaagagatcgaaatctgcgggtttgagagcaagaacatgGGAGAGAGCTATGGGgaattttttctggaggtaggtgatataagtgagggggcccacgtggggaccacaacccaccaggacgcgcctgggggtcctggcgcgtccaggtgggttgtgcccacctagtgcaccaccctctgatattatttgcaccagaaattctcaaatatttagaaaaaaaatcgtattaaattttcagagtattctgagaacttttattttgggACATTTTTTACTACATAGGAAATTCACAAAATAGACAAAACAtggtattttattttatttaactaataaaaacagaaaacaaaaagtagggacagaaggtagtgcttactaaattcatcaacttcataccgctaaaaaatgatccattaataaggttgatcaagtcttattaacaaccattttcgattagcatgaaacctaAGAACTAtcataaatcactaagttaccttgctacctcttgagcactgcattggttttcccttgaagaggaaagggtgatgcagcaaagtagcgtaagtatttccctcagtttttgagaaccaaggtatcaatccagtaggaggccacacgcaagtccctcgtacctacacaaacaaataagaacctcgcaaccaacgcgataaaggggttgtcaatcccttcacggtcacttacaagagtgagatctgatagagataataatgataagataaatatttttggtatttttatgatatagattgaaagtaaagattgcaaaataaaatagattggaaacttatatgatggagaatagacccgggggccataggtttcactagtggcttctctcaagatagcataagtattacggtgggtgaatgaattattgtcgagcaattgatagaaaagcgaataattatgagaatatctaggcatgatcatgtatataggcatcacgtccgtgacaagtagaccgactcctgcctgcatctactactgttactccacacattgaccgctatctagcatgcatctagagtattaagttcataagaacagagtaacgccttaggtaagatgacatgatgtagagggataaactcaagcaatatgatataaaccccatctttctatcctcgatggcaacaatacaatacgtgtcgtttccctttctgtcactaggatcgagcaccgcaagattgaacccaaagctaagcacttctcccattgcaagaaagatcaatctagtaggccaaaccaaactgataattcgaagagacttgcaaagataaccaatcatgcataaaagatttcagagaagaatcaaacattgttcatagatagacttgatcataaacccacaattcatcggatctcgacaaacacaccgcaaaaagagttacatcaaatagatctccaagaagatcgaggagaactttgtattgagatacaaagagagagaagaagccatctagctactagctatggacccgaaggtttgaagtaaactactcacacatcatcggaggggccatggagttgatgtagaggccctccgtgatcgatgctccctacggcggagctccggaaaaggccccaagatgggatctcttgggtagataaggttgcggcagtggaaatagggtttcgtggtgctcctggatgttttcggggtatgtgaacatatataggaggaagaagtaggtagGTTGAGCCACGAGAGGGGAGGGcacaccccctgcctcatggacacctcgttggtttcttgacgtccactccaagtcctctggatcacgtttattccaaaaatcacgctcccgaaggtttcattccgtttggactccgtttgatattccttttctgcgaaacactgaaataggcaaaaaaacagcaatttgcactgggccttgggttaataggctagtcccaaaaataatataaaagtgtaacataaagcccattaacatccaaaacagacagataatataatagcatggaacgataacaaattatagatacgttggagacgtatcatatctcaatggggatatgaatgtccccaacaataagcatttcatatttctttttgacagtaggtagaggtatttgaaaacttccaatagtgattgtcggagatttttcaataacattaataccattcacttggaattgtttgtttggaaagtgcaccgtatgctcattaccattgatatgaaaagtgaccttgcttttattgcaatcaataacagcccctacagtattcaagaagggtctaccaaggataattgaCATGTTTTCGTCCTcaggcatctcaagtataacaaagtcagtcaaaatagtaacattagcaacaacaacgggcacatcttcacagataccgataggtatggcagttgatttgtcagtcatttgcaaagatatttcagtaggtgtgagtttttTGAAATcgagtcttttatataaagagaaaggcataacactaacaccagctcctaaatcacacaaagcagttttcacataattctttttgatggagcaaggtatagttggtattcccggatctccaagttttttaggtactccatctttaaaagtataattagcaagcatattggagatttcagcttcctgtatttttctcttattagtgatgatgtctttcatgtactttgcataaggaggcattttcaagatattaATGTCCTACTCTCCTATGGCAGCGaggtccaattggaaactaagggatattaatgtctccttttaatagagtactggaacaaagcattaaggGCATCTTCAATGGTTGTAAGATAGTTGTTGGTAGACTTTGCCACATAGGATTTTTGATGATGTGTCATACAATAAATGAGGGAAGAGAGGAAGGTTGTATCTACATGAACCAACATCCCTCGCACAAACTCCAATGTAGAATGAGAGAGCACCTTATTTATTATCTCACATCCTATTGGGCAAACTAGATACAACCCATTGGAGTTGTTGTATGTTAAGGTGTTGGTTGATGACATGACATATTTTACCAACAAACTAACATACAGactgttggagatgccctaacacagtgaatacatgaactcctcaaactacagtcatcaacAGGAGTGgtccgactattgtcacttcggggttgccggatcataacacgtagtaggtgactataacttgcaagaccGGATTTAGAatatggatataatggtgataacataaacggttcagatctgaaatcatggcaaccgggcccaaagtgacaagcattaagcatggcaaagtcatagcaacatcaatcttagaacatagtggatactagggatcagacCCTAACAAAAGTAACTCGATGATATGATGAATCTcgtccaactcctcaccgaccagcaagcctatgaaggaattactcactcccagtggggagtatcatgaaattggcgatggagaagggttggtgatgacgaagaacgaagacacccctctccggagccccaaacggactccagatctggcctcccgatgaagaacaggaggtgacggcggctgcGTCTCGtagatcgcgataattctttctccctaattttttttcctctaaaaataggattttatagcgtcggtttcagggtctgcgggccaccaggtggggacaacccacctgggcgcgccaggagggggCGCATCCTGGTTGGTTGTGCCCACTcaggtgcccccctccggtggatcttggctccagaaattcgtatttattgtataaaaaatcctcgcaaagtttcgttccattccgagaatttttatttctgcacaaaaacaacaccatggtagttctgctgaaaacaacgtcagcctgggttagtttcattcaaatcatgcaaattaaaGTCTAAAATAAGaggaaaagtgttaggaaaagtagatacgttggagacgtatcaccgccTTCCTCAATATGCGTCAGGAGATCTGAGACCCATATGTGCATCAAGAGCTGCAGCACGATCTGGTGGGGCACCTATGCAGGCTCAAGGGCAACACCTAGTTCAACATGTGATAAACTATGAGTTTTAATTTATGTTTGAATTATGAGTTTGCTTCGTTGAACTATTTGATTTGTATTGATTTTTGTAATGAACTATGTGATAAGAATTAATTTATGTTGAATTTTGTGCCGAAGAACGGCGAATTTGGGCCAATTTGCGCCGAATTTGAACCGATATCGGCGGCTGGGAGCGAACTTTGGGGGGTCGGCTGGgaaccctcccccccccccccccccccccccccccccccccccccccccccgggccgaAATTACCACCGGTTGGCCCAAGCGGCGATATTTCAAGTCCTTGAGGATCCGAACgactggagatgctctaagacgatggagagaagagagaaagCGGTGTGCGTGGGCCCCAGAGCTACGAGGCTCGCGTGCGCGAGGCACAAGCGCGTTAGCGAGCGAGGCAACCAACCGAATATTTGTTAAGAGCTGAGATTCAAAGAGCTCTTCTACGCAGATAATAATTTTGTGCCCGACGCCTACATGATACTACGTGGCAGCACCAACAACGTTTAGGCAATTGTGTTTTTTTCAAAGCTGATGCTAGCGCAGTTGGGAAGGAAATATCGTCACAGATGGGGTCGCCCGTGAAGAAATTTCGAGATTCAAATGCAGTCCAGATTGTTTCAGTACTTGAAATTGCTTCACACACCTCCCACCCAACGCTGTCATGTATTGTCAGATTTGCTTCTCACGATCACACAGATGATGTCGTTCGTGAAGCAATTTCGGGATTCAAATGCAGTCCAGATGGTTTCATTACTGCCAACGTGGGATTTCTAACAAATTCCTGAACGCTTAATTAACACCTCGGTAAGTTGTTTTCTATCCGCGAAATTGTAATTACCTCTGTCTCAGAATATAACGTCTCATATTGTAAGACGACGTATATTTTTTCAGTTTAAAATTAAACTGAAAAATATCTTATATTTTGAGACGGAGATAGTACGGTAAAGATTCCACGTGGTAGCCATGGTCATTTCTTGTAGCTGCCGGCAAAGTAGGCGAGGCAACCTACGAGGGGTGCGTTGGTGTACGTGGTGGGCTCCGACCGCGCGTAGTCAGTGCGGTCGTCCGGGAACGCGTCGTTCTGGTCCGGCCCGCCGACGACGGCGCCGGTATGCACGTTGGGATTAGGGCCACCGGCGTAGAGGTAGCTCTGGAAACCCTCCTGGCAGCCGATGTGCGCCGGGTGCACGTCCACGGACGGCATGGAGGACGCCCTGTGGTGTATCCTATGAGGGGAGCTGGCGCCGTAGCCCACCATGTAGGACATCCCCAGCGGGTTGTCGCCCAGCACGTAGTCCACCTGCCTCTTGGCCAGGGCCCTGAGGGCCTTGTGGGTGACGGGGAGGTTCTGGCAGGAGAAGGCGCGGTTGGAGACGGCCATGTACTTGGCGTAGGTGGTGAGCAGGAAGCTCGCCGAGGCGACGTACTGCAGGTTGGCGTTGCCCGACCGGTGCATCAGCCCGCCCGGCGTGTACGGCGTCGTCGACGAAGGGGAGCTGGACTTGGGCAGGACGCGGCAGATGAACTCCTCCGCTTGACGCGTGAACGGCTCCAGCCTCTTGTCCCTGTCCAACAGAGCCCTCTGCTCGGACGGATGCAATTTGTCAGCTGCATATGGCATACTGGCATTGGAGAGGGTTGCATGGTGTGTTTCAGTTACCCGTGACAGAAGGACGCGCGCCCCGGCGAGCTTGTTGTCCCAGCTGAACATGTCGACGCCGTCGTTGGCGCCGAGGGACATGAGGTCGTTGAGGTAGGAGCTGTTCTTCGTCGTCCAGAGCAGCCATGCGGATCCCCATAGGAGCTCGTCCTGCACACCGTGCACGCAAAGTCGTGACGAGAAACACGCAGGAGCGCTATATAAGGATTTCCAATTCGTTGCACGGCGTGATCTTTTGAAGGATTTGGCTTGCACCTTGTAGCCGGAGTAGGACGGGTAGTAGTTGCTGACGCCGCCGCCGACGTGGTCGCTGTACTTCCCCTGATGCTGCCAAGCGAACGCCATCACGTCCCTGGCCGCCGCGACCAGCCTCCTGGAGTAGTCCGGGTCGGCGGCCTTGAAGACCAGGCTGGCTGCGGCGAGCGCGGCCGCGGTCTCCCCTGCGACGTCGGACCCCGGGGCGGACGCCGACACCTCGTACACATTCCGCGGCGTGTCCATGTCCTCCGGCCGCTCCCAGCAGCGGTGGTCGGCGTCGGCGTCGCCCACTCCGACGTAGAGTTTGTCCTGGGTCGTTTTGGCCGCCTTCAGGAGGTAGTCCGTCGCTGTTAGACTATGTATAGCTTTTGTATTTGTATACGTATATTGTTTCTATTGTAACACactcattatatatatatatgagataAGCCACCCATAGAGGGTTGAGGTGGTTCTCCCAAATCATTGTCTTACATGATAACATACCTAATTACGATTCACGCTTCCGCAAAACCCtaaccccgccgccgccccctccatcgcgccgccgccgccaccagatcgcgccgccgccgccatgtcggGTGCCGCCACCTCCAGCTCCTCCTCTGCCGGGTTTCTCCCGGACTCGCTCGCCGCCCTCCTCTCGCTCCCGCTTGACTCGGCCATGATGCGGCCGCCGCAGCTCGGGACCAGGAGCGTTGGCTCGTTTTTCTCCAACAACTCTCCGGCTCCTTCATCGCCGGGGCTTGCGCTGACGGTTCATACGTCGAGCGCCTCTTCACCCGCCTCGTCGTCCGGCGTCATCGCGCCTTTGGCTTTCGCGCCCGAGGACACCTCGTCGGCTGTCACGGCGGGGCTCATGCCATCCGCGCCTCAGGAGGGATTCACTCCGGCAGCGCTACCGCCGCCCGCGGGTTCCAATCTCGTGGTCTCGCCCGCGCCGCCTGCCCCTGCCCCCATGGCGTACGCGCCTCCGGCAGGTGCCTCCACGGGATCGCTGCATCCACCGTTTCACTTCGGCAACCTCATCATCGTCAAGCTCTCGTCCGACAATTATATCTTCTGGCGTGTGCAGGTTCTTCCGCTCCTTGGGAGCCACTACTTGCTTGGCTACGTCGACGGCACTTTTCCTTGCCCTCCTGCGCTGGTGGACAGCGTGAACGGCCCGGTTTACAACCCGGCACACCGTGTCTGGACGGGGCAGGACCAGGCGAACGTCTCCTCCATCCAGGGTTCGCTCACTCCGGCTGTTGCTGGGCTCGTCGTCTTCGCGAAGACCTCCCATGAGGCTTGGACCATCCTTGAGTGCTCTTTTGCGTCACAGTCGCAAGCCCGGGTCAGTGCGCTCCGTCGCGAGCTTGGTGCCTGTGAGAAGCTTGATTCCACGGCAACGGAGTTCTACAACAAGGTCAAGGCTCTTGCTGACACATTGGCATCCATTGGACAACCGCTTACCGATTCTGAGTTCAACTCCTTCATTGTCAACGGCCTCGACGAAGAGTATGATGGCTTAGTTGAGATCATTAATGAGCGCGGCAACACGACCCCCATGATGGCGCATGAGGTCTACTCTCGGCTTCTTCTTACTGAGCAGCGAGTTGAGGCGCGCCGTGCCAACCGTAGTCGCGGCTCCTCCTCCGCCAACGCGGCCTACCGAGGTGGTCGCCCCTCCGGCGGCGCCCAGTCCTCCGCCTCGGGCAAGGGGCCCGCGTCGCTTCCTCCGGCCTCGTCCACCCCCACTCTGACGCTACCGGGTGATGGGGGTCGGCGGGTCTGCCAGCTTTGTGGTCTTGACGGCCATTGGGCCTCCAAGTGCCATCGTCGCTTTCAGAAGAGCTTCCTCGGTCTCGGCAATGACGGCAAGGATACGCGCAACACTGCGCGTCAGGTGGCTATGGCTGATCGCCCGGCCCCGCAGAAGCCTCAGGGCCATACTCAGTCCTACTCCGTTGATCCGCACTGGTACATGGATTCTGGTGCGACGGAGCATCTGACGAATGAGATGGGGAAGCTTCATCCTCGCGAGCCCTATCATGGTTCCGACAAGATCCACACCACCAACGGAGCAGGTATGCACATCTCCCATATTGGTCAAGCATCCCACTAGTCATGCCACTAGGAGGCTTCAGCTTCGTGATGTTCTTAGAGTACCATCTGTGACGCGTAATCTCCTTTCCGTTCCTAAACTCACTTATGACAATAATGTTTTTTGTGAATTTCACCCGTTTGATCTTTTTATTAAGGATCGGGACACGAGGGCCGTTCTGCTTAGTGGGCGTCTCTACCAGGGTCTTTACCGTCTGGAGCATCCTGGAGTCTCTCGGGTTTTCAGTGGAGTTCGCGTCTCGTCGTCACAGTGGCATGCTCGTCTTGGTCATcctgccactgttggggaacgtagcaataattcaaaattttcctacgtgtcaccaagatctatctatggagtcatctagcaacgagggaggagtggatctacatacccttgtagatcgcgcgcggaagcgttcaagagaacggggttgatggagtcgtactcgtcgtgatccaaatcaccgatgatccaagcgccgaatggacggcacctccgcgttcaacacacgtacggagcagcgacgtctcctccttcttgatccagcaagggggaaggagaggttgatggagatccagcagcacgacggcatggtggtagaagtagcgggattccaacagggcttcgccaagcgctgcgggaggagggagatgtgtcatgggagggagagggaggcgccagggcttaggtgttgctgccctcccttccccccactatatatagggccaagggagagggggggcgcagccttggcccttcctccaaggaagggtgcggccagggaggagtccatcctccccaaggcacctcggaggtgccttccccctttaggactcttcctttcccttatctcttggcacatgggcctcttggggctggtgcccttggcccatacaggccaaggcgcaccccctacagcccatgtggccccccggggcaggtggccccacccggtggacccccgggacccttccggtggtcccagtacaataccggtgaccccgaaacttgtcccgatagccgaaatagcacttcctatatataattctttacctccggaccattccggaactcctcgtgacgtccgggatctcatatgggactccgaacaa contains:
- the LOC125541743 gene encoding endoglucanase 11-like; this encodes MDTPRNVYEVSASAPGSDVAGETAAALAAASLVFKAADPDYSRRLVAAARDVMAFAWQHQGKYSDHVGGGVSNYYPSYSGYKDELLWGSAWLLWTTKNSSYLNDLMSLGANDGVDMFSWDNKLAGARVLLSRRALLDRDKRLEPFTRQAEEFICRVLPKSSSPSSTTPYTPGGLMHRSGNANLQYVASASFLLTTYAKYMAVSNRAFSCQNLPVTHKALRALAKRQVDYVLGDNPLGMSYMVGYGASSPHRIHHRASSMPSVDVHPAHIGCQEGFQSYLYAGGPNPNVHTGAVVGGPDQNDAFPDDRTDYARSEPTTYTNAPLVGCLAYFAGSYKK